In Haemophilus parainfluenzae, one genomic interval encodes:
- the cmk gene encoding (d)CMP kinase: protein MGMIITVDGPSGAGKGTLCYALAEKLGFTLLDSGAIYRVTALAALKRHADLTDEEGLAELARHLDIQFIPKNGEVNVLLGGMDVSHLIRTQEVAEAASKVAVFPKVRSALLQLQQDFGKNDGLIADGRDMGTVVFPNAQVKLFLDASAEERAKRRYKQLQNKGINGNFAQILAEIQERDFRDRNREVAPLKPADDALLLDSTTLSIDEVIAQAFVYIQEKASISI from the coding sequence ATGGGTATGATTATCACCGTTGATGGCCCAAGTGGGGCAGGAAAGGGAACACTTTGCTATGCATTAGCAGAGAAGTTAGGTTTTACCTTATTAGATAGTGGTGCCATTTATCGCGTGACGGCATTAGCTGCGTTGAAACGTCATGCAGATTTAACCGATGAAGAAGGATTAGCGGAGTTAGCCCGTCATTTAGATATTCAGTTCATTCCGAAAAATGGTGAAGTAAATGTGCTTCTTGGTGGGATGGATGTGAGTCATTTAATCCGTACGCAAGAAGTGGCGGAAGCTGCGTCAAAAGTGGCCGTTTTTCCTAAAGTGCGGTCAGCTTTACTGCAACTTCAACAGGATTTTGGTAAAAATGATGGCCTGATTGCGGATGGGCGAGATATGGGGACGGTAGTTTTCCCAAATGCACAAGTTAAACTGTTTTTAGACGCGAGTGCAGAAGAACGTGCAAAAAGACGCTATAAACAGTTGCAAAATAAGGGAATTAATGGTAACTTTGCACAGATTTTAGCCGAGATACAAGAACGTGATTTTCGCGATAGAAATCGCGAGGTTGCGCCATTGAAACCGGCTGATGATGCTTTATTGTTGGATAGTACAACATTGAGTATTGATGAAGTCATTGCTCAAGCGTTTGTTTATATTCAAGAAAAAGCGTCAATTTCGATTTAA